Proteins co-encoded in one Ruegeria sp. HKCCD4315 genomic window:
- a CDS encoding UbiH/UbiF family hydroxylase: MTDSCDILISGGGIAGLTAAAVFGTAGFDVICVDPTPPITERDVDGSDLRTTAFLQPAHGLLEQCGLWARLDAHAAPLQIMRIVDAGGDVPEPRVVRDFNAADISDQPFGWNLPNWLLRREMVARLADFPNVDFRPDTATTSLFTRTAEARVGLSDGSRVRCKLVLAADGRNSPMREAAGISVHTTRYGQKALAFAVTHPIPHDNVSTEIHRSGGPFTLVPLPDWQGQPSSAIVWMERGPKAIDLLNLEPEAFEAAMTERSCGLFGPLKLASRRTIWPIISQSAERLSGERIAIMAEAAHVVPPIGAQGLNMSLGDLRCLMDLAQARPEGLGDAQMLDAYHKARHTEVEMRVKGIDLLNRASMIEARPLRDARAMGLSALYSLPPVRKTLMQMGLGVR; this comes from the coding sequence AGCAGGCTTTGACGTGATCTGCGTGGACCCGACCCCTCCGATCACTGAGCGGGATGTGGACGGTTCAGACCTGCGCACCACCGCCTTTCTGCAGCCTGCGCACGGATTGCTCGAACAGTGCGGGCTTTGGGCGCGTCTGGACGCCCATGCAGCGCCTTTGCAAATCATGCGTATCGTAGACGCAGGCGGAGACGTGCCCGAACCGCGCGTTGTACGCGATTTCAATGCCGCCGACATTTCCGATCAGCCCTTTGGCTGGAACCTGCCCAACTGGCTTCTGCGCCGGGAAATGGTGGCGCGACTGGCAGACTTTCCCAATGTCGATTTCCGCCCCGACACAGCTACAACCAGCCTGTTCACGCGGACCGCCGAAGCCCGCGTTGGGCTGAGCGATGGCAGCCGCGTCCGGTGTAAACTGGTTCTCGCAGCCGATGGCCGCAATTCACCGATGCGAGAGGCCGCAGGAATATCGGTTCACACAACACGGTACGGGCAAAAAGCGCTGGCTTTTGCGGTGACCCACCCCATTCCACACGACAACGTCTCGACTGAAATTCACAGATCCGGTGGGCCGTTCACGCTAGTCCCCTTACCCGATTGGCAGGGACAGCCATCCTCGGCCATTGTCTGGATGGAGCGTGGTCCGAAGGCCATCGACCTTCTGAACCTCGAGCCTGAAGCATTTGAGGCCGCTATGACCGAACGGTCCTGCGGGTTGTTTGGCCCATTGAAGCTGGCGTCGCGCCGGACGATCTGGCCGATCATCAGCCAGTCGGCGGAACGATTGTCTGGCGAACGCATTGCCATAATGGCCGAGGCCGCGCATGTTGTGCCGCCGATTGGCGCTCAGGGGTTGAACATGTCTTTGGGTGATCTGCGCTGCCTGATGGATCTGGCGCAAGCCCGCCCCGAAGGGCTGGGCGATGCTCAGATGCTGGACGCTTATCACAAGGCCCGCCATACCGAGGTCGAAATGCGGGTTAAGGGCATCGACCTGTTGAACCGCGCCTCGATGATCGAGGCGCGTCCGTTGCGCGATGCACGGGCCATGGGGTTGAGCGCGCTCTATTCCCTGCCGCCCGTACGCAAGACGTTGATGCAGATGGGCCTTGGCGTTCGCTAA